In Vicinamibacteria bacterium, the sequence CTACTTGTTGCGCCGGCTAAAGCGCCTGCTCAGCCGGGATTTCCCTGCCCGGAACGAGCCGATCCACATACTCGCACTCCGGCGGTGAGTCTTGTCATATCGTTAGTCACCGCCCAGCGCCTGAAACCCGCCGTCCGACACACCCCCAGCGTGGCCACCTCGGTTGATGATTCGGTTGCGTTTCTCGGACACATCTGCCTGCGTTGCTCCCTTTCGTCGCACGACCTGCTTCTGACCTCCACTGCGGATCTGCCCGGGGACCGGCAGGGCCAAGATCAGCCTCGCCCAGAATGAGCGCGCGTGCGGCTGGCCCGTCGACAACTAGAGCCAGCAACGTGCGCAAAATAAAGGCCTTGGGGCGTTGTGTCAAGCATTTTTTGAACTACCACGTGGCGACAAAACGAACCACGCCGTGTACTCTGCAGTCTTTGAATGAGTTAGACGGATGTGCGAGGCTCGATCCGTAGTGATCTGACGCACTTCCCGCAAATCAGCGTGACCGAGCCTGTGGGGAACCCAGTGTTGGGTGGCGGAACGTGGAGATCCACGGGTTCCGTGCAGGCGCCGTCGGTCACCGGCACTACCTCGACATGATTCCAGTTCCGTCCTGGTCCGAGACCCACCATCCCCCCTTGCGTCACGCTGCACATCGGACTCTTCGGAAACCGTAAGCACTTACGGCGGGCGTAAGACGATTCGATGCGCGTCAGGCGGATTCGCAGATTCCCCGATAGTCCCGCACGGCATGTGGCTTGCTTCGAGAAAGGCCCGTACGAGGCGTCTGTAAGGGAGGTGCGAAATGAGGATGAGGCTTCTTACCGTGATCGCGGGGCTGGCTGCAGTCCTTTGGACGGGCGGGATCCGCGCTGACGACGACCGGGAGTTCGGAGCTAGGCTCTTGGGCTCGGGTGAAGTCCCCGCCGTCCAGACCAATGCGACAGGGAGGGTCGAAATCGCCTTCAACGAAGATGAGACAAAGCTGCAGTTCGAGCTGGCGGTCCGGAAGGGCGTGCGCGTGACCCAGTCCCACATCCACTGTGCGCCCCTAGGCGTGAATGGCCCGATCGTGGTGTTCCTGGCCGGATTCCATAGCCGCGGGTGGGACGTGGACGGTAGGTGGGTAGAAAACGCCACCGCTACAGATGCCAACGTAATACCTCCCCCTGCGGGATCGACGTGTCCCCATGTCATCAATAATCTTCGCGACCTTGCCAACGCGATCCGGCAGGGAGATGCTTACGTTAACGTCCATACCGTAGCCAACCCCGGCGGCGAGATCCGGGGGCAGCTCCGGGCGGCTCACGACAAAGAAGACCACTGATTCTGGTCGGGCCAACCGGTCAGCGGGACCGTCGTTCCCGCTGACCGCCTACCGCCCTTGCGACAGTTCGGGCCCCCAGGCCCCTCTCTGACGTGTCCCGTCCGCTAGTCGACACGTACCGCACCCTTCACTTTTTGGGAAGACGGGCCGAGGCAATTGCCGGGTGCATGCTCGGCGTCGGCGACCGCCGGATCGCAGGGGTCCCGTCCCGGAAGCTCGTCGAAGCTCTCGTGGCACAATCGGGCGGAACCTAGTGGGGGGAACATGCCGAAAGGGTGGGGCGTCGAGCCCTGGGGACTGCTGATGGCCTTCGCCGCGCTGCTCGTCGTGGCTGGAGCCGCTGGCGCACAGGTGCGGACCGAGGCCGGGCTCATCGAGGGCACTCCGGGATCTGTTTCACACGGTGCGGCCTTCAAAGGCATCCCGTATGCCGCTCCGCCCGTGGGCGACCGCCGTTGGAAGCCACCACAGGCCGTAGTGCCGTGGCCGGGAGTTCGAAAGGCGACCGACTTCGGCCCGCGCTGCATGCAGGGCCGGATCTTCGAGGATATGGTCTTTCGCGACGAGCCGAGCGAAGACTGTCTGTACCTCAACGTGTGGACGCCGTCCAACCCCCCATCCAAGGGCCTGCCTGTCATGGTGTGGATCCACGGCGGGGGATTCGTGGCCGGCTCTGCGTCGGAGCCGCGGCAGGACGGCGA encodes:
- a CDS encoding CHRD domain-containing protein, whose amino-acid sequence is MRMRLLTVIAGLAAVLWTGGIRADDDREFGARLLGSGEVPAVQTNATGRVEIAFNEDETKLQFELAVRKGVRVTQSHIHCAPLGVNGPIVVFLAGFHSRGWDVDGRWVENATATDANVIPPPAGSTCPHVINNLRDLANAIRQGDAYVNVHTVANPGGEIRGQLRAAHDKEDH